The nucleotide window TGAGTTACTTTTTGTTATTTGACATGTTTTGTAATTCTTATAGAACGATTTGGTTTAGCGCGCCGCAACTCGCGCACATGGTAAACAACTAGTTATCCATAAATTCCAAATCAGAATAAAGTTGGAAGAGTGGGTAATAACTCCcacacaactctctctctctctctctctctctcctcttctCCGGCCACCGACGCCCTCATATTCCGGCGACCTTCACTAACTCCGGCCACTCCACTTTcttcaactctctctctctctctctctgaaaACTTCCAATCTGCTGCTACCTTACTCCAATTTCAAACTTCATAAATTCAATTTCGAGATCCAACATATAATTCAAAATCTAGGGTTTATCGCACAGTACTGGAGGATACATACAGATCATGGTACATTCATTCCATTTATTCCGGAATTTAATCAACTCAAAAAACAGTTGTAAATGTTAGATATTATTGTGTTAGAAACTTACTCTGCAATTAATCAGTTATCCAGTTAATTAATTTGTGCATCTCGATAACATTATTATCGTGAATCTGTTCAATTTGTTCAGTTATTAGTTGTCAGTTGTCTCAATTTAGTGAGAATTGTGTTAATTGTGTTGTGATTGAGGTGTGATGGATAGTTAGGGTTTGGATTTGGGGGATCATGGGGATGAAAGTGTTGGGGGAGGGTAAGGTGGAGAGGTTGAAGCGGTCGGTCGGGTATTCGAATGCTAGGGGTAATAAAATGAAGCTGTGGATGGTTAGGGCTACTACTGTGGTGTTGTTGTGGACTTGTTTGGTTCAGTTGATGGCATTGGGGGAGTCTTGGGGACCTAGGGTTTTGAAAGGGTGGCCTTCGCATGATTCGGTTATTTCGGGTGCTGCTTTGGATGTTAAGTTGTTGCCGGTTGTTCCGGTTAGAGAGCTTCCACCCAAGAGTGAGTTCTTTGATCATATAAGTTTTATGATAATATGATGATATAATTGTTGGATTAATGTGAATTATGATATCTGTTTACATGTTTTTGTTTTGTAACATCTAGAACTTGTTAAGTTGTGACTTTTTCTGTGGTTAAAGAATCCCATTGCACGAATAAGCATATGACTAAAGGTGATATGCAAGAAGGGTAAACAGGTTTTGTATCCAAGAAAGTTAACCTTTTGTGATTCTTACCTGCCATGTTGTATGAAACTTGTCATTGACAATCGGTTTCTCTTTGTGGATGATTTGTGATGTCAATACTTTTTTGTTTGATCGTTGATAAAGCGCAGGGTTCTATTTGGAACCTGCTTTTCGTCTTCTTGGTTTGTCCTCGTATATTGTAAAAGTTACCCTTTCGTGCATTTTGATCAAAGAACTTTATTTGGTAATGACCAGAAATTATTTTGGTCCACAATGTTTTTTGTAATTGTgccatttttagtttttaatagagttaaatgccattttagtccctgtggtttgggccattttgctagtttagtccaaaggtttcatttttaaccagtgggtccaaaaaggtttcacagttgccattttagtccacttggataacttcatccattttttctgttaacgagaaggccaattcggtcattttgtatgtaattctgttaactaaaagggcaattcagccatataaaatgaccgaattggccttctcgttaacagaaaaaatggatgaagttaacccagtggactaaaatggcaactgtgaaacctttttggacccacaggttaaaaatgaaacctttggactaaactggcaaaatggcccaaaccacagggactaaaattgcatTTAACTCGTTTTTAATATTGGcaagttcttattttttttaaGGGAAATTGAGATCAGTAGAAAAAAAAACTTGTGCTCGTCACTTTAGTTCTTTATTTGCTTTCTTGTTACAAACTCTATTGGAGGTTTCTACTTATGCTAATATATCCAATGTTCGTTAGTCTTTCTATTTATGAATAGTTGCTTTATTTAGTTCGGTCTGCTTATCCTGAGATAAATACATTATATGTTGTATGCAGGGGTTTACAAGAACAATGGTTACCTACTGATTTCATGTAACGGAGGACTTAATCAAATGCGATCTGCTGTGAGTGCACGAATTGAGACCACAAACTGTTATCCGACTTTAATAATACAGAAACAATTAAATCGATTATcgttataattatatttatatttccATAACGCAGATATGTGATATGGTTGCAATTGCAAGATACTTGAATGTTACACTCATAGTTCCTGAGCTGGATAAAACGTCTTTCTGGGCGGATCCAAGGTATGCCAAATTATCTCTGGTATTAGCATATGGAATCACGAGAGTTAATTTATTGTTTTCGTTACTAAATTTCAGTGAATTTGAGGATATTTTTGACGTTGATCATTTCATTACGTCCTTGAGAGATGAAGTGCGGATACTTAAACAGCTTCCTATCAGGCTTAAACAGAAAGTCGAATCGGGAATTCTGCATACAATGCCTCCCGTTAGTTGGTCTGATATTTCATATTACCACAACCAAGTATATATCTCTATATCTTTTCTCATTTcacttttattttaataatatttgGTTATTATTTTACTGTTTCAGTTTTGAAAATATTGTCCTGTATACATGCAGATTCTTCCTTTGATTCAAAGATACAAAGTGTTGCATTTGAATAGAACGGATGCTCGGCTGGCCAATAGTGGTCAACCGGTTGACCTCCAGAAGCTGAGGTGTCGAGTAAATTTCAGTGCTCTAAGATTCACTAGTCAAATTGAAGAATTGGGTAGACGGGTCGTTAACCTTTTAAGAAAAAATGGACCTTTTTTAGTGCTTCACCTTCGATACGAAATGGACATGTTAGCATTTTCTGGTTGTACTCAAGGATGCAATGATGAGGAGGTGGAAGAGTTGACCCGAATGAGGTTTGACCTTAGTTCAATAACACATCATGTCATATTTTCTTGAAACACAAGCATATAACTTATTTCTTTTGGCAGGTATGCTTACCCATGGTGGAAAGAAAAGATCATAAATTCCGATTTAAAACGAAAAGATGGTTTATGCCCTTTAACTCCCGAAGAGACTGCGCTTGCGTTAAGGGCACTTGACATAGATCCGGGCATCCAGATTTACATTGCGGCTGGTGAGATATACGGTGGGGAAAGGAGAATGGCTACGCTTGCATCGGCATATCCGAAGCTGGTTAGTATGCTAAACCAATGGTGTTTTCtggcgtttttttttttcttgtcgGGGAGATTGATGTAAGATTGACAGGTACGGAAAGAGACTCTATTGGGACCAGACGACCTTAAATTTTTCCAGAATCACTCGTCACAGATGGCAGCATTGGATTACCTTGTGTCACTGGAAAGTGATATTTTTGTCCCTACTTATGATGGAAACATGGCCAAAGTCGTAGAAGGCCACCGCAGGTACCATTATGCTTACCCTTTACTAGAGGTGACAAGATCATTATCATTGTTGAAAACGTCGCTAGGTGCctcctagtcggtcgaccggggagttgagagtactcggcctaggcggagattactcggggagtactcggacatgttaaattataaagaaattagtttttggaaatAAAATATGTGTCAAAACCATAAATTTACTAGTATTTATAAGAAAATATGTGAAAATattattctttaatatgatagacatagaaattatgtttttttttttaagtcaaactcgactcgagttgacctactagatccaatttGGACCAAGGTTGACCGCGTTTGTTCGATtacgagtaattaggcggagtttaagaaagtcgcctcggcaggcTACCTTGTAGCGCTTACTCGGGGTATACTcggccttggagaccttgttttacaaccatgatcattattgttattgttattgttgttttttttcttttttttttttgggggggggggttaccgGTCAAACAGGTTCACTCTGAAATGGGTCGAGTCAGATCGGGTCgaataaaaatcttttttttttttgtctttttgtttcaTTGATAATTAGTATGTtagtttttattacaaaaacaATCTTATTAGAGTCATAATgtaaaatatttttagaaaattgatttacAAGGGTGCATGCTGTGGAACTAGACTTCGGGTGACTTTTAAGTTTCAACCCGTTtgtttgagtaaaatgccattttcgtccctgaggtttggccacttttgcgactttcgtccaaaggtgccattttcatccaaaaagtttgaaattttgTCATTCTCATCCTTGAGGGCCAGTTTTCGAGGGACGAAAGTCGCAATAAATGCCAAACCTcaaggatgaaaatggcaaaaaaaaggTGATGGACGGAAATGCACAAAAAACGTCATTTTGGATCTTTTAAAGTGGTATGCATCATAACAATTCAAGAATCTTAATCACTTTTCTTCCAGATATTTGGGTTTCAAGAAGACGATTCTATTGGATAGAAAACTACTTGTTGAACTAATAGACAAATACACGACCAACTCGATGAGTTGGGATGAATTCTCGAGCGCTGTCAAGGAAGCCCATGCAAACCGAATGGGGAACCCGATAAAAAGATTAATTATTCCAGACAGACCCAAAGAAGAAGATTACTTTTATGCAAATCCAGAAGAATGCTTGCAGCAGCCTTCTTCAGACAATGAACCTGTGAATATCATCCAATGAAAGCCACCATTTTTATCCGACAATTTTCATAAATCTGTACAAGTCCTAGAATGCGGTTCAAGGTATTGAAGAGCATCTTTCACACACGACCGGAGGGCGGGACTATCGATcgcttcttttttatttttataaacatatCATCATTGTCGTTCTATGATTTATGTATAGAAATCCCCTGACATTCCAGGGTCATACCTTCatatttataaattatattaGAATACACACATATTGAATCGGGATCAAGTAAACATGATGAAAATCTAACAGAAGGTGAGAATAATTCTTGATCATTGATCAAGGCAAATCAATGGTATGATACAAATTAGGCAAGGGTAATAGCATCATGTTAGACTATAATCtagttttttttaacattttgtaaaacataaataacttaacaaaattatatattgaagttgattttttttaatctttagtTTGAGTATAATATTGttgtatttaaataaaaaactattactcatatatatatatatatatatatatatatatatatatataggacaaagatccgttaggaaccaccccttattgcgagaaccgcgagaaccagtgtgaacacaaacagtaattcctaaaaaaatctaaaaaacacccaaaaattttttttttatttttttactattttttttgaaaaaatcgctatattttgttaataaaaaaatttcaaaaaaaaaaaaaaaaatttcgagtaacagttatccatgcacatgtgcatatgtgtcgtttctttgtcaaattccgtaattcattacaaataatagtcaattgcactttcatttacactactacgtgtaatacactatcttttacattaccaatgttagaaatgcacatgtgcatctatatgtatcaacaggaaataaggtgttttggtacactactttctcttttatctatcattccatccataatacacaagcatgcacatgtgcatttctgtcatttctttgacaaattccataattcattacatatattagacaattgcactttcatttacactaccatatgtaatacactactttttacattaccaatattagaaatgcacatgtgcattatatgtatcaacatgaaataaggtgttttggtacaccactttgaatacactttccctttcatctatcataccatccataatacactatcattacctcctaccatccataatacaataccattacctcctaccatccataatacaataccattaacaatattttcactttattacatgtatgtaaacaccatttataccatccaatcaacatattacataaaaaattgacaactataaccaaaccatcaaccactagatataactaaccaaaaaacatgtatatgggtctacttcttcattcaaaatcacaaactttttgtatcaaaacacgttatatcatggttatacctaattatgcacatgtgcattttgaatattggtaatgtaaaaagtagtgtattactaatggtattgtaaattaaagtgcaattgtctattcctgataatgtattaccgaatttgttgaagtaatgatacatatgcacatgtgcatggataactgttactcgaaaaaaaaaagtttttttttttttatggaacgaaatatagcgattttttgttaaaaaatattaaaaaaaataaaaaaaaatttttgagtgcttttttgattttttttagattttattttgtgttcacattggttctcgcggttctcgcaataagggtggttctcgcatgaaccttaccctatatatatatatatatatatatatatccctatcctatatatatatatatatatatatatatatatatatatatatattattaattcaTATTCATAACATCTTGATGAATAGTAACTCTTTTTGCTTTTTgttgttttgtctttttgtgttgtttctttgtttgtttgtttatacattttgttttacgttttttcTTGAATTTGTTCGCTATTCGGTTGTTACTTAGCACAGTGTTTGTTGGTCAAATTTGGTCTCTCAAGTTTTTTACTCCCTCGACTTTCTAATACATGTCGGTGTAAATTCGTCTTCGTCTACGTTTTACGTGTCACGTGAGCCAATTGATGTTAGAAATTCgtatttttattttacatttttCCCGGTTTTGATAGTCATTCTGTTAATACTTAGTATAATTTTATATCCTCCTTGCAACGTTGATAACATGGTTTTACGCTTCGGCCAAAGACTAGTTTCTTTTAAATCATGATAAAGCTTTGCATACAATGGTGAGTTGTGCATTTGGGGTAGTTTTCTTATCTTTTTGGTTAAACACATACGTGGCACATCCTGATTGTTTGGTAGCTATAAATATGGAAAATTTTAATAGTTTTTTATGACCCTACATGTTGTTATGTCTTGTCTTGGTGGCGGCATTATGTGAGTTGATTATGCTTTGGGATTAAATAAACATGTGAATTGGGGTGTGATGGTGAAATGTTTTTGAATGATGAAAGAAAGTGCTCTTTTTAAAATAGCAAAATACACTAATCATTCTTGTCTATACATTCTCTTGTACAACTGTTAATTGTTTCTTTATTGCAGTCCTAATAATGATGTTCAACTTACTAAAATAGATAGATGTATTTGGGAGAGTTCTCATTCTTTTACCTTTCAAGGAACGATTTACAGGTTGAGTAACGTGTTAAAGCACATTATTAGTATTAGTTATTGTTAAATCAAAACATGCGTAATTGGGTTAACATGTATACATTTAGTTTTATacatctttttggaattttgtaaTAATTGTATGTTGAATATTGAATATAATTTATAATGTAAAAACATTATCATAGAAGAAAGGGCAAATACCATAAAAAATCAaaatactttctgttttttctcataaaattcctttcACTTTTTTTATTTTCACTTAAAAACCAACGAACTTTTTTTTTGTCTCATAAAAGTCTTCACTTTTTTTCACGTAAAAAACTAACTTGTCTCACAAAATTCTCCTAACaactttttatacataaaaaatcaAACATACTTTCCACTGGTGTATCTTACATGTCCCTTAAAATGTTAAACTTTAACAAATAAAATCTCTTAATTATGATCGGATGAAATCAAGAAAACATTATTTGGCAATTATGTAAtactttttaacaattttaaatttatacatgccattttatatgtttgttattttatattattttattttgagtAATGCCATCCACACTCgtgtatttttattatattgtttCTCGAATAATATTTATTGTTATCAAGTTATTGaatttaaaatgaaaaagaaaagccAAACGTTGAAGAGACTTTGGTTTGTCATCTATTCAATTTAAAACATTAATTCATCTTAATTCTTTTCTTACGTGATATTAAGGAAATTTAAAAATATCTATATAAGCACAATTTTGTTCAAATTTAACATTCGGAGGCACTTTAATATGCAAAAAGTTGTTTAGTGACTTTTATAAGACAAAAATGAAAATATGTTGATTTTTAAGTGCAAAAAAGTGAAAGgacttttattagaaaaataaaaaatatgttgtTTTTGCTACATCTGCACATAATTTACATTTTAGACATCAACCTTAACCACAATAACACACGCAAGCAGTCAAGCACTTAAAAGTTAAAAGCATGTAACTCGACACGACTAATGGAACTTATTTATCTAACCAAGTCTAACGAAGCGATAGTTATAAATAAGTTGTTATCAAGTTATAACCATGCTAAAGGAGTTCAcgagttataaaagagttaagACTTACCAATCCAGGTATGACTtgttatttttgaccatttttttattttgaaatccATCACCTCAACTTTCATTGTTGAAAATTATACCCTTTTAATTttctaaaaactttataaaatgctattttgactatatatatatatgggaaggatgtatagaaaacccactttaatttagaaaatctgggaaactcaaagctcccgatgttttttttgaaaaaatttatacatgttatatacatgtttttaagggttttgggcaaaaaaaaaaaaaaatcaaaaaagcgccaaatagatatttaaaaaaaaaataaacaagttttggtttaacacatgttacattcatctgacatatttgtaacatgtgttacaccaaaacttgtttatttttttttttaaatatctacttggcgcttttttgcccaaaacccttaaaaacatgtatataacatgtgtaaattttttaaaaaaaaaacatcgggagctttgagtttcccgggttttctaaattaaagtgggttttctatagatacttacattatatatatatatatatatatatatatatatatatatatatatatatatatatatatatatataaggatgATTACAAAGCTACAATATTTttaaccaattttttttaatttttttttattttgaaatctATCACACCAACTTTCATTGTTGACAATTACACCCTTTTAATTTTCTAAaaattgtataaaatgttattttgATTCCTTTTGAGTTTTACGTGTTTAAATTTATGTGTGGATCAGTATAAATTCAAATTGATTTACTTTTcgatgtaactttttttttttcaaaaatgagtcacatcaaatataatacgtttgaTGCTTATTCTTATGGACGCATTCATTTGGTGTACCTTTTGatgtaaattttgtttgaaaatgagtctgataattaaaatataatatgttttcattagatgatataaattcgagttatttTACGTTTCATGAGTCgtaaatataatacgttttggTGCTTATTTTTATTGACGTTTTTAGTTAGTCTACGTATTGACGTTTATGTACATGTTGGTAGTTggtttacgtttcgacgtaaTGAAATTTTGACCATTTCGAGATTTACGTGCTTATTTCTATGTACCTATTGGTATAAATTTAATATAGTTTACGTTtcgatatatttttttttccaaaaatgagtcatacttatttttatgtacgtattGATATAAATTCAATTTGGTTTACGGGACGTAATTTTTTTGAAAATGATTCCtgtaaaatataatacgttttttgCCAAGCAATTAAAAAAATCAGTATGCATAAATCACGTTAAAAAAACCGATCCCGCAACGCGAACTATCAATTCTAGTTTAAATAAAGTGACCAAAGATTATTTTTGTTATCAAGTTATACTTTGTGTTGTTGTGGGTATCTATACATAAGTATATTTcccatatgtatatatataacgTTGGGTTGTTATGAGTAATTACTTTATTTTATGGTATCCAGTTACTAATAATCTATctcttatactaaagcaaaataatgtTGAACATTTGACCATGATGTGGCAATGGTCTTTGGCCAGATAATTGTGATTTAGGCGCTATTTACCTCATTCTCTCAATTCTCAATCAATTCTCCTTACCGCCTCACAATTCCTTCATTCTTCTTTCAAACGCTTCTTGAATTATATATGGAAAGTTGACTAATTCATCAATTACCGGAAGATCTTTTGCGAAAATATGAAAGCGTTTCCATTCTTAATCTATTATAGATAGATTGATTCCTTTTCTTCATTCTATCTAAAAGTGGTATGTTATTCATCCGTTTCTGAGTCATGGTTTCTTTCGATCGGAGTTTCAGACTTACAATCATCGATCGTTTCTTTCAATCTGTGTTTCAAACTCTTTGATCGTACCATATACAGTTGATTTCAACAGGTATGTTTATCAGACACACTAATTTTAGGGTTTCTGATGTAAAATGGTTCATCAGACACACTAATTTTTTGTTGAAGAAAATacaaattgtatttttttttgttgattc belongs to Helianthus annuus cultivar XRQ/B chromosome 5, HanXRQr2.0-SUNRISE, whole genome shotgun sequence and includes:
- the LOC110928951 gene encoding rhamnogalacturonan I rhamnosyltransferase 1 isoform X2: MGMKVLGEGKVERLKRSVGYSNARGNKMKLWMVRATTVVLLWTCLVQLMALGESWGPRVLKGWPSHDSVISGAALDVKLLPVVPVRELPPKRVYKNNGYLLISCNGGLNQMRSAICDMVAIARYLNVTLIVPELDKTSFWADPSEFEDIFDVDHFITSLRDEVRILKQLPIRLKQKVESGILHTMPPVSWSDISYYHNQILPLIQRYKVLHLNRTDARLANSGQPVDLQKLRCRVNFSALRFTSQIEELGRRVVNLLRKNGPFLVLHLRYEMDMLAFSGCTQGCNDEEVEELTRMRYAYPWWKEKIINSDLKRKDGLCPLTPEETALALRALDIDPGIQIYIAAGEIYGGERRMATLASAYPKLVRKETLLGPDDLKFFQNHSSQMAALDYLVSLESDIFVPTYDGNMAKVVEGHRRYLGFKKTILLDRKLLVELIDKYTTNSMSWDEFSSAVKEAHANRMGNPIKRLIIPDRPKEEDYFYANPEECLQQPSSDNEPVNIIQ
- the LOC110928951 gene encoding rhamnogalacturonan I rhamnosyltransferase 1 isoform X1 gives rise to the protein MGMKVLGEGKVERLKRSVGYSNARGNKMKLWMVRATTVVLLWTCLVQLMALGESWGPRVLKGWPSHDSVISGAALDVKLLPVVPVRELPPKRVYKNNGYLLISCNGGLNQMRSAICDMVAIARYLNVTLIVPELDKTSFWADPRYAKLSLVLAYGITRVNLLFSLLNFSEFEDIFDVDHFITSLRDEVRILKQLPIRLKQKVESGILHTMPPVSWSDISYYHNQILPLIQRYKVLHLNRTDARLANSGQPVDLQKLRCRVNFSALRFTSQIEELGRRVVNLLRKNGPFLVLHLRYEMDMLAFSGCTQGCNDEEVEELTRMRYAYPWWKEKIINSDLKRKDGLCPLTPEETALALRALDIDPGIQIYIAAGEIYGGERRMATLASAYPKLVRKETLLGPDDLKFFQNHSSQMAALDYLVSLESDIFVPTYDGNMAKVVEGHRRYLGFKKTILLDRKLLVELIDKYTTNSMSWDEFSSAVKEAHANRMGNPIKRLIIPDRPKEEDYFYANPEECLQQPSSDNEPVNIIQ